From Proteus vulgaris:
TCGAAATTATTAGGTAAAGAAAAACCCGAAGAGACCGAAAATCCTTGGCAATTTATGATCAAATTCGGTATTCCTTATGGTGAAGAGGAAGAAAAAGAGCTTGAACATATGTGGTTTGTGCCACAGTCTCGTGATGGTGACACTGTTTATGCCAAATTACTCAACGTGCCATTTTATGTTAGAGAGATGCAAGAAGGTGAAATTTATCCCATCAATATAGATTTAATTACTGATTGGGTCGTTTCATTCGAAGATGATAGTTATACCCCTAACAATATTTACCAGCTTTTTAGCCACCAGCAAACTCACTAATTAGCTAACAATCTCACGCCCTTAATGCGGGTTTCTTATTTAATTATGATGAGAAACCCGTTTTTAAATTTCAGTAAAATCTACTTTCATCTGGTGACCAGTTAATATTATTAATTGATTGTTATTTTGTTGCTACATTGACATCTCAACTCTTCACATTTTGTTTTTGTCTAGTAACAGATAGAGAAAACAGTCTGATTTCCTCCCAATATCTTTTCTCTGGTTGATTTAAATCAAGTGTGGATAAGTGTAGAGTAGGCTAAATTATACCCAATAAAGATAATTATAATTCTCATTAGCATTAAAAATATTTATTATAATTATCCTGACTCTTATTATGTGAATTTTTATATACGTTAATAATTATCAGTATCATTATTTTTTGTATCAATATTCGTGGAAGAACGATTTATGTCACTGATCCCAAATCACAGTTATAAAATCTTGAGCTACTCACCTCAGATTAGCCCTGCATACAGGCAAAAATTATTATCTTTAGGTATGTTGCCTGGCGCTGTGTTTAACGTTATTCGTATCGCACCACTGGGTGATCCTATTCAAATAGAAACGCACCGAGTATCCCTCATTTTGAGAAAAAAAGATCTCGCACTTATCAACCTTAGCGAAGTGGTTCATAACGAAAAATAATCGTTATTTCTCATTCAACCAGGCAAGACAACTATTGGCACCACTATTATGACTCCTCTCACTATAGGCCTTATCGGCAACCCCAATGCTGGTAAAACAACACTTTTTAATCAGTTAACAGGCTCTCGCCAGCGCGTAGGTAACTGGGCGGGTGTGACGGTCGAACGCAAAGTTGGTCGTTTCACAACGACAAATCATAAAATTGAGCTCGTCGATTTACCCGGCACTTACTCTTTAACGACAATCTCAGAACAGACATCACTTGATGAGCAAATTGCCTGTCATTTCATTTTAAGTAATGAAGCAGACATGCTGATTAACGTTGTTGATGCCTCTAATCTTGAACGTAACCTTTATTTGACATTACAACTTCTTGAGTTAGGCATTCCCTGCATTGTGGCATTAAACATGCTCGATATTGCAGAACATCAAGATATGCAAATTGATATCAAAGCATTGTCTGAACAACTGGGTTGCCCTGTTATTCCAATGGTTTCAACTAAAGCATCGGGAATGGATAAGCTCAAAGAAGCGATTGATACTTTCCCTGCTGAAAAGAAAAAACCACAAGAACTACTAACGTCTTACCCATTATGGTTACTTAATGAAGTCGAGGCACTCGCTGAAAAAATTAATCATGATGAGTTTAATTTACAGCAACGCCGTTGGATGGCATTACAGTGTTTGGAAGGGGATATTTATACCCATCAACGTGCTCAAGTTACCACCGAAGATATCAAAGCAATTCGTCAGCGAATTCAAGATGAGCACAATAATGAACCAGAATTAGTCATTGC
This genomic window contains:
- the feoA gene encoding ferrous iron transporter A, which produces MSLIPNHSYKILSYSPQISPAYRQKLLSLGMLPGAVFNVIRIAPLGDPIQIETHRVSLILRKKDLALINLSEVVHNEK